A genomic region of Miscanthus floridulus cultivar M001 chromosome 3, ASM1932011v1, whole genome shotgun sequence contains the following coding sequences:
- the LOC136541591 gene encoding uncharacterized protein produces MGRPRAKRGDRRIDAAIDHLVPYGFPKPRIRKIINELLKLYGKDGWFLLEEDSYRVVLDRLLEEQAHQDQKQEAAAAEEASPQNGMEVSCVDGEASNESQSAFERQASPNSSPPLEYVLPLPPAKGPPRARPPCYGWISEESDTESEPEDGEMLSDVARPIIFPKKDVPNPVETLPPKRKRPSRWDVCPN; encoded by the exons ATGGGGCGGCCGAGGGCCAAGAGAGGAGATCGGCGGATTGACGCCGCCATTGACCACCTCGTCCCGTACGGCTTCCCCAAGCCCCGAATCCGCAAGATCATCAACGAACTCCTCAAG CTGTACGGGAAAGATGGGTGGTTCTTACTGGAGGAGGATTCATACCGTGTCGTGCTTGACAGACTCCTGGAAGAACAGGCGCATCAGGATCAG AAACAAGAAGCAGCAGCTGCAGAAGAGGCATCACCACAAAATGGTATGGAAGTTTCATGTGTGGATGGTGAGGCATCGAATGAATCTCAGTCAGCCTTTGAACGGCAAGCTTCTCCCAACAGTTCACCTCCCCTGGAATATGTGCTGCCACTGCCTCCAGCCAAAGGGCCTCCTCGTGCAAGGCCTCCCTGCTATGGATGGATTAGTGAAGAGTCCGACACTGAGAGTGAACCAGAGGATGGAGAAATGCTTTCTGATGTAGCAAGGCCTATAATTTTTCCAAAAAAGGATGTACCAAATCCTGTGGAAACGTTGCCTCCTAAGAGGAAGCGACCAAGTAGATGGGATGTGTGCCCTAACTG A
- the LOC136543574 gene encoding uncharacterized protein: protein MAVPHYAYLVLKMPSPTGVLDLWANLSVTYACEIESLALTEAIDLSIQMASMVAEAKIVPTDDMEIPELELPHASAKSKGIKEVGLGLNDASKTMKIGAHLDPK, encoded by the coding sequence atggccgtaccacactacgcgtatctggtgttaaagatgccttcgcctacaggagtcCTGGATCTATGGGCCAACCTTTCCGTCACCTACGCctgtgagatagagagtctcgctctcaccgaagccatcgacctctccatccagatggctagcatggtcgccgaagccaagatagtacccaccgatgacatggagattccagagctagagcttccccacGCCTCAGCCAAGTCCAAGggaatcaaggaggtcggccttggcctcaatgatgcctccaagaccatgaagattggggctcaccttgaccccaaatag